In one Serinus canaria isolate serCan28SL12 chromosome 2, serCan2020, whole genome shotgun sequence genomic region, the following are encoded:
- the LOC103816651 gene encoding feather beta keratin-like, with amino-acid sequence MACYNRCSPCGPTPLANSCNEPCALQCQDSRVIIDPSPVLVTLPGPIMTSFPQNTAVGSTSSAAVGTELSVQGQPISGGFGGFGYGLGYGRGFGYGLGGLDCYGRRGYGYNC; translated from the coding sequence ATGGCCTGCTACAACCGCTGCAGTCCCTGCGGACCCACCCCACTGGCCAACAGCTGCAacgagccctgtgccctgcaatgCCAGGATTCCCGCGTCATCATTgacccttcccctgtgctggtcaccctgccaggacccatcaTGACCTCCTTCCCCCAGAACACCGCCGTCGGATCCACCTCCTCCgctgctgtgggcactgagctcagtgtgcagggacagcccatctCTGGTGGCTTTGGTGGCTTTGGCTACGGCCTTGGCTATGGCCGTGGATTTGGCTATGGCCTGGGAGGCCTGGACTGCTATGGCAGAAGGGGCTATGGCTACAACTGCTAA